The Clostridiaceae bacterium HFYG-1003 genome includes a window with the following:
- the metK gene encoding methionine adenosyltransferase, with translation MKKYRTCESVCKGHPDKLCDLISDSILDACLRKDKSSRVACEVMATKGHIIVAGEITCSKRIDIRGVVRRVLTDVGYNPRKFLVFVYVHQQSKDIAGGVDRALESREGDTSWYSMLGAGDQGTVYGYATNETSEKLPLPLVLSHAICEKLDKVMTNGVIKDIGPDGKAQVTVEYEGDKPKRIKTIVVSVQHSADKDLDVLRKEVIAQVLWPVFEKYPFDDETEILINPSGRFVEGGPAADTGLTGRKIMVDTYGGLAAHGGGAFSGKDPTKVDRSGAYMARAIAKNIVRCGFAKRCQVAISYAIGKADPVALEIDTFGTGTVEESILCRAVLDVFNLRPAAIIEKLKLTDVIYADTATYGHFRYGLSTWEFLDCYTELREAVNKYVD, from the coding sequence ATGAAAAAATATAGAACGTGTGAAAGTGTATGTAAAGGTCATCCCGATAAATTATGTGACCTTATTTCAGATAGCATTTTAGATGCGTGTTTAAGAAAAGATAAATCCTCTCGTGTTGCTTGCGAGGTGATGGCTACCAAAGGACACATCATTGTTGCTGGTGAGATTACCTGCTCAAAGAGAATTGACATTAGAGGTGTTGTCCGCCGTGTTCTGACGGATGTGGGCTACAATCCTAGAAAGTTTTTAGTCTTTGTCTACGTCCATCAACAAAGTAAAGATATCGCAGGTGGTGTAGATAGGGCATTGGAATCTCGTGAGGGTGATACGTCATGGTATTCCATGTTAGGTGCTGGTGACCAAGGCACCGTTTATGGCTATGCCACGAATGAAACTAGTGAGAAACTACCTCTCCCCTTAGTCTTATCCCATGCCATTTGCGAAAAGCTGGATAAGGTGATGACGAATGGCGTAATCAAAGACATTGGCCCAGATGGTAAGGCTCAAGTGACTGTGGAATATGAAGGTGACAAACCAAAACGAATTAAGACCATCGTTGTCTCCGTTCAACACAGTGCAGATAAAGATTTAGATGTTTTAAGAAAAGAAGTCATTGCTCAGGTGCTGTGGCCAGTCTTTGAGAAATATCCATTTGACGATGAAACTGAGATCCTTATCAATCCAAGTGGACGCTTTGTTGAAGGAGGACCAGCAGCAGATACCGGTCTTACAGGAAGAAAAATCATGGTTGATACCTATGGCGGACTCGCCGCTCATGGTGGCGGTGCATTTTCAGGCAAAGACCCGACCAAAGTTGACCGCAGTGGTGCCTATATGGCAAGAGCCATTGCAAAGAACATCGTTCGGTGTGGCTTTGCTAAACGATGCCAGGTAGCAATTTCCTATGCCATTGGAAAAGCAGATCCTGTTGCCCTTGAGATTGATACCTTTGGAACAGGGACGGTTGAGGAAAGTATCCTTTGCCGTGCTGTGTTAGATGTATTCAATCTAAGGCCTGCAGCCATTATTGAAAAGCTAAAGCTAACGGATGTCATTTATGCAGATACAGCTACTTACGGCCATTTCAGATATGGATTAAGCACGTGGGAGTTTTTGGATTGTTATACAGAACTAAGGGAGGCGG
- a CDS encoding P27 family phage terminase small subunit encodes MAKDGTARGGQRVGAGRKSKALTDKIADGRLNGAMVLPEPTDIEGADVPAVKDYLKATQKNGKDLCAEDIYIETYKWLKDRSCEMLVNNQLIEQYAMSVSRWIQCEECISEYGFLAKHPTTSAAIASPYVAMSREYMKQVNQCWYQIYQIVKENCSVEFGGRSPQDDLMERLLSARKGK; translated from the coding sequence ATGGCGAAAGATGGTACAGCAAGAGGTGGTCAGCGCGTTGGTGCTGGAAGGAAATCAAAGGCTCTAACCGATAAAATTGCTGATGGCAGATTAAATGGTGCCATGGTACTGCCAGAACCAACGGATATAGAAGGTGCAGATGTGCCAGCTGTAAAAGATTATTTAAAGGCTACTCAGAAAAATGGCAAAGACCTCTGTGCAGAAGATATATATATCGAAACTTACAAGTGGCTGAAAGATCGTAGCTGCGAAATGTTAGTAAACAACCAGTTAATCGAGCAGTATGCCATGAGTGTTTCTCGTTGGATTCAGTGCGAAGAGTGCATTTCAGAGTATGGCTTTCTTGCCAAGCATCCAACCACTTCAGCTGCCATCGCATCACCTTATGTTGCGATGAGTCGTGAATATATGAAACAGGTTAACCAGTGTTGGTATCAGATTTACCAAATTGTAAAAGAAAACTGCTCTGTGGAGTTTGGAGGCAGAAGCCCACAAGATGATTTGATGGAGCGCTTATTATCTGCTCGGAAAGGAAAATAA
- a CDS encoding HNH endonuclease translates to MPRKPKRPCSTPGCPNLTDGQYCEDHRVEERRRYDKYQRSSDVNKKYGRAWKRIRDRYAREHPLCEMCKEDGRLTPTDEVHHILPVSQGGTHDRSNLMSLCKSCHNKIHLELGDRQIRN, encoded by the coding sequence ATGCCAAGAAAACCAAAACGACCATGCAGTACACCAGGCTGTCCCAACTTAACCGATGGCCAGTACTGTGAAGACCATCGAGTAGAAGAGCGTAGGCGCTATGACAAGTACCAACGGTCAAGTGATGTTAATAAGAAATACGGCAGAGCCTGGAAAAGAATCCGTGACAGATATGCACGAGAACATCCCCTGTGTGAGATGTGTAAAGAGGACGGCAGACTGACTCCCACCGATGAAGTGCATCACATCCTCCCTGTTTCTCAAGGTGGTACACACGATCGAAGTAATTTGATGTCCTTGTGTAAATCCTGTCACAACAAGATTCATTTAGAACTCGGTGATAGACAGATTCGCAACTGA
- a CDS encoding DUF1492 domain-containing protein, whose translation MKAKEYLHQAYRLDKRIQSNIEEMERLRELSTSVSSPSWGERIQTQRHTDALFVRYLERIEELQIKINDEVDHLVALKAEIRDVINKVTDIDERMVLRYRYVHNFTWEQIGDELNADKSTIRRWHGNALNHVVVPENPIVIQMLNSNEHF comes from the coding sequence ATGAAAGCAAAAGAATATTTACACCAAGCCTACAGGCTAGACAAACGAATCCAATCAAACATTGAGGAAATGGAAAGGCTGAGGGAATTATCGACCAGTGTTTCCTCCCCCAGCTGGGGCGAGAGAATACAAACACAACGGCATACCGATGCTTTGTTTGTCAGATACCTTGAGCGAATTGAAGAACTACAAATCAAGATTAATGATGAGGTAGATCATCTTGTAGCACTTAAAGCAGAGATTCGAGATGTGATTAATAAAGTAACGGATATCGATGAACGCATGGTGTTACGTTACCGCTACGTTCATAACTTTACCTGGGAGCAAATCGGTGATGAGCTGAATGCTGATAAGAGTACCATTCGCAGATGGCATGGCAATGCCTTAAATCACGTTGTCGTACCTGAAAATCCAATTGTTATTCAAATGTTGAACAGCAATGAGCACTTTTGA
- a CDS encoding DEAD/DEAH box helicase, with protein MKYNPHEYQSYATEFILSHPISAVFLEMGLGKSVITLSAIFDLCLDSFLVCKVLVIAPLRVARDTWPAEIKKWDHLKGLSYSVAVGTEKERIDALKKQSTVYIINRENVDWLVHKSGIPFHFDMVVIDELSSFKSYGAKRFKSLLKVRPSVKRIVGLTGTPSSNGLMDLWAEFRILDLGQRLGRYISHYRNTYFKPDKRNAQIIFSYKPLPGAEEEIYKQISDITISMKSTDYLKMPEYVSNEVFVTLSEKEWKVYSDFKEDMVANLGDEEIDAVNAAVLSGKLLQMANGAVYDSENKAHVIHDKKLDALEDLIEGANGKPVLVAYWYKHDLERIKERFPVRQIQSSKDIEAWNDGKIPIAVIHPASAGHGLNLQSGGSTLIWFGLTWSLELYQQTNARLYRQGQKDTVIVHHIITKNTIDEDVLLALTKKEKTQDALIDAVKANLEVMR; from the coding sequence GTGAAATACAATCCACATGAATACCAAAGCTATGCTACTGAATTCATTTTATCCCATCCCATATCTGCAGTATTTCTTGAAATGGGTTTAGGTAAAAGTGTGATTACCTTATCCGCCATATTTGATCTGTGTTTGGATAGCTTTCTCGTTTGCAAGGTGTTAGTCATTGCTCCTTTAAGAGTAGCAAGAGATACATGGCCTGCTGAAATAAAAAAGTGGGATCACTTAAAAGGACTCTCTTATTCGGTGGCAGTAGGAACAGAAAAAGAAAGAATCGATGCCCTCAAGAAACAATCAACGGTATACATCATCAACCGCGAGAACGTGGATTGGTTGGTTCATAAAAGTGGTATTCCTTTTCATTTTGATATGGTAGTCATTGATGAGCTGTCATCCTTTAAGTCCTATGGTGCAAAGCGGTTTAAGAGTCTACTCAAAGTTAGACCCTCTGTAAAAAGAATAGTTGGTCTTACCGGCACTCCCTCCAGTAATGGATTGATGGATTTATGGGCAGAGTTTCGCATTCTTGATTTGGGTCAAAGGCTTGGACGCTACATCAGCCATTATCGAAACACCTATTTTAAGCCAGATAAGAGAAACGCACAGATTATATTTTCTTATAAACCACTGCCAGGTGCAGAAGAGGAAATCTACAAACAAATATCGGACATCACTATTTCTATGAAATCTACCGATTATCTCAAGATGCCTGAATATGTCAGTAATGAAGTGTTTGTCACTTTAAGTGAAAAAGAATGGAAAGTCTATTCAGATTTTAAGGAAGACATGGTGGCTAACTTAGGTGATGAAGAAATTGATGCTGTTAATGCGGCAGTCCTTTCTGGAAAACTGCTACAGATGGCAAATGGTGCAGTATACGATAGCGAAAATAAAGCTCATGTGATTCATGACAAAAAGCTAGATGCCTTGGAAGATTTAATCGAAGGAGCAAATGGGAAACCAGTCCTTGTTGCTTATTGGTATAAGCATGATTTAGAACGGATTAAAGAGCGATTTCCAGTCAGACAGATTCAGTCATCAAAGGATATTGAGGCTTGGAATGATGGAAAGATCCCCATTGCTGTTATTCATCCAGCCAGTGCCGGTCATGGTCTTAATCTTCAAAGCGGCGGTTCAACGCTTATCTGGTTTGGTCTGACCTGGTCACTAGAGCTGTATCAACAAACTAATGCAAGACTTTATAGGCAGGGTCAAAAGGATACAGTTATTGTTCACCACATCATCACCAAAAACACCATCGATGAAGACGTACTGCTTGCACTCACAAAAAAAGAGAAAACTCAAGATGCCTTGATTGATGCGGTAAAGGCAAATTTAGAGGTGATGCGATGA
- a CDS encoding VRR-NUC domain-containing protein, with translation MQEKYIEQKLVATVKSMGGMAPKFVSPGIDGMPDRIVLLPMGRIAFVECKATGKKMRPLQNKKKKQLEALGFLVYCLDDIEQIGGILSEIQST, from the coding sequence ATGCAAGAAAAATATATAGAACAAAAACTGGTAGCGACAGTAAAAAGCATGGGAGGTATGGCCCCGAAATTTGTGAGTCCTGGTATAGATGGCATGCCTGATCGCATTGTATTACTTCCCATGGGAAGAATCGCCTTTGTCGAATGTAAGGCAACAGGGAAAAAGATGCGTCCTTTACAGAATAAAAAAAAGAAGCAATTAGAGGCATTAGGCTTTTTGGTCTATTGCCTGGATGATATAGAACAGATTGGAGGGATACTTAGTGAAATACAATCCACATGA